The Lysobacter gummosus genome includes a region encoding these proteins:
- a CDS encoding methyl-accepting chemotaxis protein, which produces MSTVMDNAGKSRLLGANTWLIVLGLSVLVFGLNTGYATWKAARLGGASSAASRLQVNSQKLAVQGREAVGGNKDTFAEFKKTKAAIDGDIQRLNDNYGNTAGVSGPIGVVSKSWEPMGKSADQVIASEQAVLALAGNADSFSGRVPQLQARLDELVRAMSASGSPSSQVYIALRQVVLSATMARRITEIRAGGSGAGMAGEALGRDAIVFGNILTGLRKGDASFGVNALSNGGALAALGQAETLWQEMKKDLDAISASSKNLFQAQAAAEAITGGSDKMLSESEALFSAFTSFGSVRDTSVFGNIWVSIISGVAALIAIGGLLFSLNYAQQRRYQTTKELNDRNQEAIMRLLDEMGSLAEGDLTVKATVTEDMTGAIADSINFAVEQLRSLVQTITDTSVQVASSAQETQATAMHLAEAAEHQAQEINSASDRISEIAASIDQVSKNSAESADVAQRSVQIATKGAGVVRQTIQGMDSIRDQIQETSKRIKRLGESSQEIGSIVELINDISEQTNILALNAAIQAASAGEAGRGFAVVADEVQRLAERASNATKRIETLVQTIQSDTNEAVSSMEQTTSEVVAGARLAEDAGTALGEIEKVSSDLSNLIQGISSAAQQQSSAASNITQTMNTIQQITSQTSQGANQTAASIGNLAQLAADLRRSVADFKLPA; this is translated from the coding sequence ATGAGCACTGTGATGGACAACGCCGGCAAGAGCCGCCTACTGGGCGCCAATACCTGGCTGATCGTGCTGGGCCTATCGGTGTTGGTGTTCGGCCTCAATACAGGCTACGCGACCTGGAAGGCGGCCCGCCTGGGCGGCGCCAGCTCGGCGGCCTCGCGCCTGCAGGTCAACTCGCAGAAGCTCGCGGTGCAGGGGCGTGAAGCGGTCGGCGGCAACAAGGACACCTTCGCCGAGTTCAAGAAGACCAAGGCGGCCATCGACGGCGACATCCAGCGCCTCAACGACAACTACGGCAACACCGCCGGCGTGTCGGGCCCGATCGGCGTGGTCAGCAAGAGCTGGGAGCCGATGGGCAAGAGCGCCGATCAGGTGATCGCCTCCGAGCAAGCCGTGCTGGCCCTGGCCGGCAACGCCGACAGCTTCTCCGGCCGCGTGCCGCAGCTGCAGGCGCGCCTGGACGAACTGGTCCGCGCGATGTCGGCCTCCGGCTCGCCCTCCTCGCAGGTCTACATCGCCCTGCGCCAGGTGGTGCTGTCGGCGACCATGGCCCGCCGCATCACCGAAATCCGCGCCGGCGGCAGCGGCGCCGGCATGGCCGGCGAAGCACTCGGCCGCGACGCGATCGTGTTCGGCAACATCCTCACCGGCCTGCGCAAGGGCGACGCCTCCTTCGGCGTCAACGCCCTGTCCAACGGCGGCGCGCTCGCCGCGCTGGGCCAGGCCGAAACCCTGTGGCAGGAAATGAAAAAGGACCTGGACGCCATTTCGGCCAGCTCCAAGAACCTGTTCCAGGCCCAGGCCGCGGCCGAGGCCATCACCGGCGGCTCGGACAAGATGCTCAGCGAGAGCGAGGCGCTGTTCAGCGCCTTCACCTCGTTCGGCTCGGTGCGCGACACCAGCGTGTTCGGCAACATCTGGGTATCGATCATCTCCGGCGTGGCCGCGCTGATCGCCATCGGCGGCTTGCTGTTCTCGCTGAACTACGCCCAGCAGCGCCGCTACCAGACCACGAAGGAACTCAACGACCGTAACCAGGAAGCGATCATGCGCTTGCTGGACGAAATGGGTTCGCTCGCAGAAGGCGACCTGACGGTGAAGGCCACCGTCACCGAGGACATGACCGGCGCGATCGCCGACTCGATCAACTTCGCCGTCGAACAGCTGCGCAGCCTGGTGCAGACCATTACCGACACCTCGGTGCAGGTGGCCTCCAGCGCGCAGGAAACCCAGGCCACCGCCATGCATCTGGCCGAGGCCGCCGAACACCAGGCGCAGGAAATCAACTCCGCCTCCGACCGCATCAGCGAAATCGCCGCCTCCATCGACCAGGTCTCGAAGAACTCCGCCGAGTCGGCCGACGTGGCGCAGCGCTCGGTGCAGATCGCGACCAAGGGCGCGGGCGTGGTGCGGCAGACGATTCAAGGCATGGACTCGATCCGCGACCAGATCCAGGAGACCTCCAAGCGAATCAAGCGGCTGGGCGAAAGCTCGCAGGAAATCGGCTCGATCGTCGAACTGATCAACGACATTTCCGAACAGACCAACATCCTCGCGCTCAACGCGGCCATCCAGGCGGCCTCGGCCGGCGAAGCGGGCCGCGGGTTCGCGGTGGTGGCCGACGAAGTGCAGCGGCTCGCCGAACGCGCGTCCAACGCGACGAAGCGAATCGAGACATTGGTCCAGACAATTCAGTCCGACACCAACGAAGCTGTGAGCTCGATGGAACAGACGACTTCCGAAGTGGTCGCCGGTGCGCGATTGGCGGAGGACGCCGGTACCGCACTGGGCGAGATCGAAAAGGTGTCGTCGGATTTGTCGAACCTGATTCAAGGCATTTCCAGCGCGGCCCAGCAGCAGTCCAGCGCGGCCTCGAACATCACCCAGACGATGAACACGATTCAGCAGATCACCTCGCAGACCTCGCAGGGCGCCAATCAGACCGCCGCGTCGATTGGAAACCTCGCGCAGTTGGCCGCCGACCTGCGCCGTTCGGTCGCCGACTTCAAGCTGCCGGCCTGA
- a CDS encoding chemotaxis protein CheW, protein MKTPFDVLSDYERRSLAHVPGLPEQLDAPGLWRGVGYRIGGRRLASTFTEVVEILSLPQVTQVPGAQPWMLGLANVRGSLLPIVDLKQFLEGERTVLHEGQRILLVRQPGGDVAVLIDELYGQRSFHDQQQISLEEAAGDGLIEGRYTHFIDRAYRIDGQPWGIFSLDRLARTPEFRQAAA, encoded by the coding sequence TTGAAGACGCCGTTCGATGTGCTGAGCGATTACGAGCGCCGCTCCCTGGCGCACGTACCCGGTCTGCCCGAACAGCTCGATGCGCCCGGCCTGTGGCGCGGCGTCGGCTACCGCATCGGCGGGCGCCGGCTGGCCTCGACCTTCACCGAGGTGGTGGAAATCCTCTCGCTGCCGCAGGTCACCCAGGTCCCCGGCGCGCAGCCGTGGATGCTCGGGCTGGCCAACGTGCGCGGCAGCCTGCTGCCGATCGTCGACCTCAAGCAGTTCCTGGAAGGCGAGCGCACCGTGCTGCACGAAGGCCAGCGCATCTTGCTGGTGCGCCAGCCCGGCGGCGACGTGGCGGTGTTGATCGACGAGCTCTACGGCCAGCGCAGCTTCCACGACCAGCAGCAGATCAGCCTCGAAGAAGCGGCCGGCGACGGCCTCATCGAGGGGCGTTACACCCATTTCATCGATCGCGCCTACCGCATCGATGGCCAGCCCTGGGGCATCTTCAGCCTCGACCGGCTGGCGCGCACTCCCGAATTCCGACAAGCAGCGGCCTGA
- a CDS encoding response regulator, protein MARILLIEDSPTDTAVLTQLLQRNGHEVFAAGSAEDGIETAKRERPDLVMMDVVLPGMNGFQATRALSRDAQTKEIPVLIVSTKGMETDRAWGMRQGARDYIVKPPREEDLIARIKELLGN, encoded by the coding sequence ATGGCACGCATCCTGCTTATTGAGGACTCGCCGACGGACACCGCGGTCCTGACTCAGTTGCTGCAACGCAACGGGCACGAAGTTTTCGCCGCGGGCAGTGCCGAGGACGGTATCGAGACCGCCAAGCGGGAACGGCCGGACCTGGTGATGATGGACGTGGTGTTGCCGGGCATGAACGGGTTCCAGGCCACGCGCGCGCTCAGTCGCGACGCGCAGACCAAGGAAATCCCGGTCCTGATCGTCAGCACCAAGGGCATGGAGACCGACCGCGCCTGGGGCATGCGCCAGGGCGCGCGCGACTACATCGTCAAACCGCCGCGCGAGGAAGACCTGATCGCGCGGATCAAAGAATTGCTGGGTAACTGA
- the pilG gene encoding twitching motility response regulator PilG → MLDEVRSGSLDGLRVMVIDDSKTIRRTAETLLKREGCEVVTAIDGFEALAKIADQQPQIIFVDIMMPRLDGYQTCALIKNNQLFKGTPVIMLSSKDGLFDKARGRIVGSEQYLTKPFTREELLDAIRKHVHA, encoded by the coding sequence ATGCTCGACGAGGTTCGTAGCGGCAGCCTCGATGGTCTCAGGGTCATGGTGATCGACGATTCCAAGACCATCCGTCGAACCGCCGAGACGCTGTTGAAACGCGAAGGATGCGAGGTGGTCACGGCCATCGACGGGTTCGAAGCGTTGGCGAAGATCGCCGACCAGCAGCCACAGATCATTTTCGTGGATATCATGATGCCGCGTCTGGACGGCTATCAGACCTGTGCGCTCATCAAGAACAATCAATTGTTCAAGGGCACGCCGGTCATCATGCTGTCGTCCAAGGACGGTCTGTTCGACAAGGCGAGGGGTCGCATCGTCGGCTCCGAGCAATATCTGACCAAGCCTTTTACGCGCGAGGAACTCCTCGACGCGATTCGCAAGCACGTACACGCCTGA
- the gshB gene encoding glutathione synthase codes for MPLDIVVVMDPIGSIKIAKDSTFAMLLEAQRRGHRLWYVEPGGLSLVGGKAVAKVASLTVRDDKAGWHELGGWSQIELGAAHVILMRKDPPVDAEYLHDTQILSVAQRAGAFVVNDPQGLRDYNEKLAALLFPQCCIDTLVSRDAAQLKAFVQQHGQAVLKPLDGMGGRSIFRAAAGEANLNVILETLGDGGRHLVMAQKFLPQISAGDKRILLVDGVPVDYALARIPQGDEFRGNLAAGGRGEGRPLSDRDRWIAHEVGPEMKRRGMLFVGLDVIGDYMTELNVTSPTCIRELDEQFGLNIAGLLFDAIEARLQAARAA; via the coding sequence ATGCCGTTGGACATCGTCGTCGTGATGGACCCCATCGGGTCGATCAAGATCGCCAAGGACTCGACTTTCGCCATGCTACTGGAAGCCCAGCGGCGCGGACATCGGCTCTGGTATGTAGAACCGGGCGGTTTGAGCCTGGTGGGCGGTAAAGCCGTAGCGAAAGTCGCCTCTTTGACCGTGCGCGACGACAAGGCCGGCTGGCACGAACTGGGCGGTTGGTCACAAATCGAACTCGGCGCCGCGCACGTGATCCTGATGCGCAAGGACCCGCCGGTCGATGCCGAGTACCTGCACGACACCCAGATCCTGTCCGTCGCCCAGCGCGCCGGCGCGTTCGTGGTCAACGACCCGCAGGGGCTGCGCGACTACAACGAGAAACTGGCCGCCCTGCTGTTTCCGCAGTGCTGCATCGACACCCTGGTCAGCCGCGACGCGGCCCAGCTCAAGGCCTTCGTCCAACAGCACGGCCAGGCGGTGCTCAAGCCGCTGGACGGCATGGGCGGGCGTTCGATCTTCCGCGCCGCAGCGGGTGAGGCCAACCTCAACGTCATCCTGGAAACCCTCGGCGACGGCGGCCGGCATTTGGTCATGGCGCAGAAATTCCTCCCGCAGATCAGCGCCGGCGACAAACGCATCCTGCTGGTCGATGGCGTGCCGGTGGACTACGCCCTGGCCCGCATCCCGCAGGGCGACGAGTTCCGCGGCAACCTCGCCGCCGGCGGCCGCGGCGAGGGCCGCCCGCTGAGCGATCGCGACCGCTGGATCGCTCATGAGGTCGGCCCGGAGATGAAACGCCGCGGCATGCTGTTCGTGGGCCTGGACGTGATCGGCGACTACATGACCGAGCTCAACGTCACCAGCCCGACCTGCATCCGCGAGCTCGACGAACAATTCGGCCTCAACATCGCCGGCTTGCTGTTCGACGCCATCGAGGCCCGCCTGCAAGCCGCCCGCGCCGCATGA
- a CDS encoding energy transducer TonB, whose amino-acid sequence MSSIAPPLPGGGLAEPQRFSATIVLSVIVHGILLLGVGYTLEKAAPVVPTLDVILTQTQTALTPKQADFLAQANNQGGGEHDKSTRPRDNQSGPAPQAEAGVAQMALRAQSPTAQPEPVARVVSSTRGETVVARDRATQTPTERPLPAGERKIEHDIEMARLAAEIHMRSERYAKRPSRKFVSASTTEYAWAGYLRSWVDRVERVGNLNYPDEARRRRLAGQVVISVAVRRNGSVERADIVRSSGIALLDASALRIARLAEPYPPLPKTEEDPDILHVTRTWNFLPGGSLVDE is encoded by the coding sequence ATGAGTTCGATCGCGCCACCCCTGCCCGGCGGCGGCTTGGCCGAGCCGCAGCGTTTCAGCGCCACCATAGTGCTGTCGGTGATCGTCCACGGCATTCTTCTGCTCGGCGTCGGCTACACCCTGGAGAAAGCCGCGCCGGTGGTGCCGACGCTGGACGTGATCCTGACCCAGACCCAGACCGCGCTGACGCCCAAGCAGGCCGATTTCCTCGCCCAGGCCAACAACCAGGGCGGCGGCGAGCACGACAAGAGCACCCGCCCGCGCGACAACCAGTCCGGGCCGGCCCCGCAGGCCGAGGCCGGCGTGGCGCAGATGGCGTTGCGCGCGCAGTCGCCCACGGCGCAGCCAGAGCCGGTCGCGCGCGTGGTCAGCAGCACCCGCGGCGAGACCGTGGTCGCCCGCGACCGCGCCACCCAGACCCCGACCGAGCGGCCGCTGCCGGCCGGCGAGCGCAAGATCGAACACGACATCGAGATGGCGCGCCTGGCCGCCGAGATCCACATGCGCTCGGAGCGCTATGCCAAGCGCCCGAGCCGCAAGTTCGTCTCCGCCAGCACCACCGAATACGCCTGGGCCGGCTACCTGCGCTCGTGGGTGGACCGGGTCGAGCGCGTGGGCAACCTCAACTACCCCGACGAAGCGCGTCGCCGCCGCTTGGCCGGGCAAGTCGTCATCAGCGTGGCGGTTCGGCGCAACGGCAGTGTCGAGCGTGCCGATATCGTGCGCAGCAGCGGCATCGCTTTGCTGGACGCCTCGGCCCTGCGTATCGCCCGGCTGGCGGAGCCGTATCCGCCGCTGCCTAAGACCGAAGAAGACCCGGATATCCTGCATGTGACCCGCACCTGGAATTTCCTGCCGGGCGGATCGCTGGTGGACGAGTAG
- a CDS encoding cytochrome-c peroxidase — translation MRISLKPRRWLSCLAIALAALAVGCGQALVPAATDARWAALGGRLFADTRLGGDGRTGCISCHRPEHAFSDGRPLSLGVRGQTGTRNAPTLLDVGELPHLFWDGRETRLEQVVLQPMTNPVEMGLGSIDDLLRRLRADPKYAAAFADVGGVSTDAVATALAAHLRTLRSGDSAYDRYRSGNRDALSPDEQAGLALFTGKAACSDCHVLQEPRPRFTDDRFHHLGINDNAIAGKVATLIPRLDGKRNLGHLVLTEVDIAGLGHFVASRKPADLAAFRTPSLRNVALTAPYMHDGSVATLEEAVEQEVYYRGINKGRPLSMTVEERRQLLTFLKALSAAQ, via the coding sequence ATGCGCATTTCGCTCAAGCCCCGTCGATGGCTGTCGTGTCTGGCGATCGCACTGGCCGCGCTCGCCGTCGGCTGCGGCCAAGCCCTCGTGCCGGCGGCCACGGATGCCCGCTGGGCGGCCCTCGGCGGTCGCCTGTTCGCCGACACCCGGCTCGGCGGCGACGGCCGCACCGGCTGCATCTCCTGCCACCGTCCAGAGCATGCGTTCTCCGACGGGCGTCCGCTCTCGCTGGGCGTGCGCGGCCAAACCGGCACGCGCAACGCGCCGACCCTGCTCGATGTCGGCGAGCTGCCGCATCTGTTCTGGGATGGACGTGAGACCCGGCTAGAACAGGTCGTACTGCAACCAATGACCAATCCGGTCGAGATGGGGCTGGGTTCGATCGACGACTTGCTGCGGCGCCTACGCGCCGATCCGAAATACGCCGCCGCGTTCGCGGACGTGGGTGGCGTATCCACCGATGCGGTCGCCACTGCCCTGGCCGCCCATCTGCGCACACTGCGCAGCGGCGACAGCGCTTACGACCGCTACCGTTCCGGCAACCGCGACGCACTTAGCCCCGACGAACAAGCCGGCCTGGCCCTGTTCACCGGCAAGGCTGCTTGCAGCGATTGCCATGTGTTGCAGGAACCGCGCCCACGCTTCACCGACGACCGTTTTCATCACCTTGGCATCAATGACAACGCCATCGCCGGCAAAGTGGCGACGCTGATTCCACGTCTGGACGGCAAACGCAATCTCGGCCACCTCGTGCTGACCGAAGTCGATATCGCCGGCCTGGGCCATTTCGTCGCCAGCCGCAAACCGGCCGACCTCGCCGCGTTCCGCACCCCCTCGTTACGCAACGTCGCCCTGACCGCCCCTTACATGCACGACGGCTCGGTGGCGACGCTGGAGGAAGCGGTGGAACAAGAGGTGTATTACCGCGGCATCAACAAGGGACGGCCATTGTCGATGACGGTGGAGGAACGCAGGCAGTTACTGACGTTTCTCAAGGCGTTGTCGGCCGCCCAATAG